The following are encoded together in the Candidatus Aminicenantes bacterium genome:
- a CDS encoding LysM peptidoglycan-binding domain-containing protein, with amino-acid sequence MHFRFRLTCLFLLPLAMGCARHAQPPRMEPPPVSVPAEEAPSVNEAEPAPPPVELTDGQRMEQALQAYQQALEAWEAGDTEGAMTGLDAAYALLLKVEASTESTLADEKNDLRLMIARRLVEIFASDQVAVGENHRFIRLEENEHVLKEIKRFQTVERRFFEESYQRSGRYRPIMVRELQAVGLPADLSWIPLIESGFKLRAYSRARALGLWQFISSTGYRFGLKKDRWVDERMDPLKATRAAVQYLKELHGYFGDWSTALAGYNCGEFRVQRVIRAQRINYLDNFWDLYLMLPRETARFVPRFIATLMIVRDPQRYGFELPPPDAPQDTEIVVIHQPLKLSALDHKLGLEPGRLAELNPELRHQATPDREYTLRVPGGSARQALEAVAQISRWIPPEATYVIHYVRPGETVSGIASRYRTSSRQIARLNRLRSNFLIRPGQRLKVPARGALAPPQPQSQKAAPLQIAGNGKPAYTVKRGDSLYRIATMFAVSVKELRDFNNLSGNRLHVGQELTIPHKIPEGARTYVVRPGDTPYDIARKHNMTLQRFLSLNRLGGRTPIYPGQTVWVQ; translated from the coding sequence ATGCATTTTCGATTCCGACTCACCTGTTTGTTTTTGCTTCCCTTGGCGATGGGTTGTGCCCGGCACGCCCAGCCACCCCGAATGGAACCGCCTCCAGTCAGCGTACCCGCGGAGGAAGCCCCCTCGGTTAACGAAGCGGAACCGGCACCTCCGCCGGTTGAGCTTACAGACGGTCAGCGCATGGAGCAGGCATTGCAGGCGTATCAGCAAGCGCTGGAGGCCTGGGAAGCAGGAGATACCGAAGGCGCCATGACGGGTCTCGACGCGGCGTATGCCCTGCTGTTGAAAGTGGAAGCGTCCACCGAATCAACCCTGGCGGATGAAAAGAATGACCTGCGGCTCATGATCGCCCGTCGTCTGGTGGAGATCTTTGCATCCGACCAGGTTGCGGTGGGGGAGAATCACCGCTTTATCCGCCTGGAAGAGAACGAGCACGTACTCAAAGAGATTAAACGCTTTCAGACAGTGGAGCGGCGTTTCTTTGAGGAATCTTATCAGCGCTCCGGCCGTTATCGCCCTATAATGGTGCGGGAGTTGCAGGCGGTGGGGTTGCCCGCGGATCTCTCCTGGATTCCCTTGATTGAAAGCGGTTTTAAATTGCGGGCCTACTCGCGCGCCCGCGCCCTGGGGTTGTGGCAGTTTATCTCATCCACGGGTTATCGTTTCGGGCTCAAAAAGGACCGCTGGGTGGATGAGCGCATGGATCCGCTCAAGGCCACCCGGGCGGCGGTTCAGTACCTGAAGGAATTACACGGATACTTCGGCGATTGGAGTACGGCCCTGGCCGGGTACAACTGCGGGGAATTCCGGGTACAGCGGGTAATCCGCGCTCAGCGCATCAACTATCTGGACAATTTCTGGGACCTCTATCTTATGTTGCCTCGGGAAACGGCACGCTTTGTACCCCGGTTTATCGCCACGCTGATGATCGTGCGTGATCCGCAACGGTACGGTTTTGAATTGCCCCCTCCGGATGCGCCGCAAGATACCGAGATCGTGGTGATCCATCAGCCTTTGAAGTTGTCCGCGTTGGACCACAAATTGGGCCTGGAACCGGGTAGGTTGGCGGAGTTGAATCCCGAGTTGCGCCACCAGGCCACGCCCGACCGGGAATACACGCTGAGGGTTCCCGGCGGTTCAGCCAGGCAGGCCCTGGAAGCGGTGGCGCAAATCTCCCGCTGGATTCCGCCTGAAGCCACCTACGTGATCCATTATGTGCGTCCCGGGGAAACGGTGTCCGGAATCGCCAGCCGCTACCGCACTTCTTCGCGGCAGATTGCAAGGTTGAATCGGTTGCGGAGCAATTTTCTGATTCGCCCCGGCCAGCGGCTGAAAGTTCCCGCCCGTGGCGCGCTTGCGCCGCCCCAGCCGCAGTCGCAAAAAGCCGCCCCGTTACAAATCGCAGGCAACGGCAAGCCCGCCTATACGGTGAAACGCGGCGATTCGCTTTATCGCATCGCCACCATGTTCGCGGTATCCGTAAAGGAGTTGCGTGACTTCAACAACTTGTCCGGCAACCGCTTGCATGTGGGACAGGAATTGACCATTCCCCACAAAATCCCCGAGGGAGCGCGGACCTACGTGGTACGCCCCGGTGATACGCCCTACGACATCGCCCGCAAACACAACATGACACTGCAGCGTTTTTTGAGTCTCAACCGTCTGGGCGGCCGCACCCCCATTTACCCGGGGCAGACGGTCTGGGTGCAATAG
- a CDS encoding GGDEF domain-containing protein → MIMMDMGHFKAIDDDFGHPMGDRVLAAVGALIRIQMRVEDTSCRWGGEKFLMLLPHSAVIQAKACARRIQAALGEMNIRDLDRKVTASFGISQLLGEDDIQSAVQRSDQALYAAKHAGRNRIWVYPPNGEPGDF, encoded by the coding sequence ATGATCATGATGGACATGGGCCATTTTAAAGCCATTGACGACGATTTCGGGCACCCGATGGGAGACAGGGTCCTGGCCGCGGTGGGCGCATTGATCCGCATACAGATGCGGGTGGAAGACACTTCATGCCGTTGGGGCGGTGAAAAATTCCTGATGCTGCTTCCCCACTCCGCGGTGATTCAGGCCAAGGCCTGCGCCCGTCGCATTCAGGCCGCTCTGGGGGAAATGAACATCCGCGACCTGGACCGCAAAGTCACCGCCTCGTTCGGCATTTCGCAATTGCTGGGAGAAGATGACATTCAAAGCGCCGTCCAACGCTCCGACCAGGCGCTCTACGCCGCCAAACACGCCGGTCGCAACCGCATATGGGTATACCCGCCCAACGGCGAACCCGGTGATTTTTAA